One genomic window of Cupriavidus oxalaticus includes the following:
- a CDS encoding c-type cytochrome: MSTRAERGAAMLALAAACVAPSWAAGTADARAAIGRAATPAEVAAWDIDVRPDFKGLPKGSGTVAQGQQVWDGKCASCHGDFGESNEVFTPLVGGTTAEDIKRGRVAAMTGNQPYRTTLMKVSTLSTLWDYIHRAMPWNAPKSLSADEVYAVTAYLLNLGEIVPADFTLSDANIAAVQRRMPNRDGMTTDHGLWPGRGRPDTRNTACMKDCSGQVSIASAMPDYARDAHGELAQQQRAFGPVRGVAASAAAPSNAASAASAPAPAGARLASQYQCVACHAMDRKLVGPSFADIAGKYKGQDAHAALAKKVKAGGQGAWGSVPMPPQPQIPDSDVHAMVGWILEAK, encoded by the coding sequence ATGTCCACGCGGGCTGAACGCGGCGCCGCCATGCTGGCGCTGGCTGCGGCCTGCGTGGCGCCATCCTGGGCCGCCGGCACGGCCGATGCTCGTGCGGCAATTGGCCGCGCCGCCACCCCGGCCGAAGTGGCCGCCTGGGATATCGACGTGCGCCCGGACTTCAAGGGCCTGCCCAAAGGCAGCGGCACCGTGGCGCAGGGGCAGCAGGTGTGGGACGGCAAGTGCGCCTCGTGCCACGGCGATTTCGGCGAGTCCAACGAGGTCTTCACGCCGCTCGTGGGCGGCACCACGGCCGAGGACATCAAGCGCGGCCGGGTCGCCGCCATGACCGGCAACCAGCCGTATCGCACCACGCTGATGAAGGTAAGCACGCTCAGCACGCTGTGGGACTACATTCACCGCGCCATGCCGTGGAACGCACCCAAGAGCCTGTCCGCCGACGAGGTCTATGCCGTCACCGCCTACCTGCTGAACCTGGGCGAGATCGTGCCGGCCGACTTCACGCTGTCGGACGCCAATATCGCGGCCGTGCAGCGACGCATGCCCAACCGCGACGGCATGACCACCGACCATGGCCTGTGGCCCGGCCGCGGCCGCCCGGACACGCGCAATACCGCCTGCATGAAGGATTGCTCCGGGCAGGTTTCGATCGCTTCGGCGATGCCTGACTATGCCCGCGACGCCCACGGCGAGCTGGCGCAGCAGCAGCGCGCCTTTGGCCCGGTACGCGGCGTGGCGGCAAGCGCGGCCGCGCCTTCGAATGCCGCATCCGCCGCTTCAGCGCCCGCGCCGGCCGGCGCCAGGCTGGCCAGCCAGTACCAGTGCGTGGCCTGCCATGCAATGGACCGGAAGCTGGTCGGCCCGTCGTTCGCGGACATCGCCGGCAAGTACAAGGGCCAGGACGCGCACGCCGCGCTGGCCAAAAAGGTCAAGGCCGGCGGGCAGGGCGCGTGGGGCAGCGTGCCGATGCCGCCGCAGCCGCAGATCCCCGATTCGGACGTCCATGCCATGGTGGGGTGGATTCTTGAGGCAAAATAG
- the soxC gene encoding sulfite dehydrogenase, with protein MQERNRPGRIVPAPEHFVSASLQQDIGRHGLDAPRRDFLRKSFLGAAAGIAAATAGRHALAADGDPAILEPQPWATSLGQPVAARPYGQPSVHEKNLIRRESPGLTRVSAASVAFAPLQGFFGIITPNGLHFERHHQGWHDIDPARHRLMINGLVRTPRVYTMDDLMRLPAVSRMHFIECGANTGMEWGNVAVPTVQYTHGMLSCCEFTGVPLRVLLDDAGADLRRGRYLLAEGGDGSSMTRTIPMELADEIIVAWGMNGEMLRPENGYPLRLVVPGVQGVSWVKWLRRLELGDQPWNAKDETIHYVDMMPDGKLRQYSSIQECKSVITTPSGGQQLVGKGFYNISGLAWSGRGRITRVDVSADGGRNWRTARLESPVLSKCLTRFNLDWVWDGSAAILQSRAIDETGYVQPKMAQLRAVRGTRSIYHNNAIQSWRVAAGGEVSNVHAG; from the coding sequence TTGCAGGAACGGAACCGGCCCGGGCGCATCGTGCCCGCGCCCGAGCACTTCGTCAGCGCATCGCTGCAGCAGGACATCGGCCGGCACGGCCTGGACGCGCCGCGGCGCGACTTCCTGCGCAAGAGCTTCCTCGGCGCCGCGGCCGGCATCGCCGCCGCCACCGCCGGCCGGCACGCGCTGGCTGCGGACGGCGATCCCGCCATCCTGGAGCCCCAGCCCTGGGCCACGTCCCTTGGCCAGCCGGTCGCGGCCCGGCCCTATGGCCAGCCCTCGGTCCATGAGAAAAACCTGATCCGGCGCGAGTCGCCGGGCCTGACGCGCGTGTCGGCGGCATCAGTCGCGTTCGCGCCGCTGCAGGGCTTCTTCGGCATCATCACCCCCAACGGCCTGCATTTCGAGCGCCACCACCAGGGCTGGCACGATATCGACCCGGCCCGCCACCGCCTGATGATCAACGGCCTGGTGCGCACGCCGCGCGTCTACACCATGGACGACCTGATGCGCCTGCCGGCGGTGTCGCGCATGCATTTCATCGAGTGCGGCGCCAATACGGGCATGGAGTGGGGCAACGTGGCCGTGCCGACGGTGCAATACACGCACGGCATGCTGTCGTGCTGCGAGTTCACCGGGGTGCCGCTGCGCGTGCTGCTGGACGACGCCGGCGCCGACCTGCGCCGCGGCCGCTACCTGCTGGCCGAGGGCGGCGACGGTTCGTCGATGACGCGCACCATCCCGATGGAGCTGGCCGACGAGATCATCGTCGCCTGGGGCATGAACGGCGAGATGCTGCGCCCCGAGAACGGCTACCCGCTGCGGCTGGTGGTGCCGGGCGTGCAGGGCGTGTCGTGGGTCAAGTGGCTGCGCCGGCTGGAACTGGGCGACCAGCCGTGGAACGCCAAGGACGAGACCATCCACTACGTGGACATGATGCCGGACGGCAAACTGCGCCAGTACAGCTCGATCCAGGAGTGCAAGTCGGTGATCACCACGCCGTCGGGCGGCCAGCAACTGGTGGGCAAGGGGTTCTACAACATCAGCGGGCTGGCGTGGTCGGGACGCGGGCGCATCACGCGGGTCGATGTCTCGGCCGACGGCGGCCGCAACTGGCGCACCGCGCGGCTGGAATCGCCGGTGCTGTCCAAGTGCCTGACGCGCTTTAACCTCGACTGGGTCTGGGACGGCAGCGCCGCGATCCTGCAAAGCCGCGCCATCGACGAGACCGGCTACGTGCAACCGAAGATGGCCCAGTTGCGCGCCGTGCGCGGCACGCGCTCGATCTATCACAACAACGCCATCCAGAGCTGGCGGGTGGCGGCAGGCGGGGAGGTGTCCAATGTCCACGCGGGCTGA